One genomic segment of Paenibacillus xylanexedens includes these proteins:
- a CDS encoding ClpP family protease, giving the protein MNERMNGKQASKSNQPEVEAPEIPVQEDKAISPVTETIQQFGQTQSPAGESNIFCMTIIGQVEGHLILPPQNKTTKYEHIIPQLVAAEQNQRIEGILIILNTVGGDVEAGLAIAEMIASLSKPTVTVVIGGGHSIGVPIAVASTYSLIAGSATMTIHPIRMNGLVIGVPQTFEYMEKMQERVVRFVTSHSNISEEMFKELMFKTGELNRDIGTAVGSADAVKHGLMDAVGGIGQAIAQLNQLIGDKRQILQAGGYTQ; this is encoded by the coding sequence ATGAATGAACGTATGAATGGCAAGCAGGCATCAAAATCCAATCAACCGGAAGTTGAAGCACCGGAGATTCCGGTTCAGGAGGACAAGGCCATCTCACCCGTGACAGAGACTATTCAGCAATTTGGGCAGACACAGTCGCCGGCAGGTGAGTCGAATATTTTCTGTATGACCATTATTGGACAGGTCGAAGGGCATTTGATTTTGCCGCCACAAAATAAAACAACAAAGTATGAGCATATCATTCCACAGCTGGTGGCCGCAGAACAGAATCAGCGTATTGAAGGTATTCTGATCATTTTGAACACGGTAGGTGGAGATGTAGAGGCGGGTCTAGCCATTGCAGAGATGATTGCTTCTCTGAGCAAACCTACGGTGACTGTGGTCATTGGAGGCGGGCATAGCATTGGAGTACCGATTGCTGTAGCTTCAACATATTCCCTGATTGCCGGAAGTGCAACGATGACGATCCATCCAATTCGGATGAACGGCCTTGTCATTGGTGTACCTCAAACGTTTGAGTATATGGAGAAAATGCAGGAACGAGTTGTTCGGTTCGTGACTTCTCATTCGAATATCTCTGAAGAGATGTTCAAAGAACTAATGTTTAAGACTGGTGAGTTGAATCGGGATATTGGTACAGCTGTAGGAAGCGCAGATGCAGTGAAACATGGATTAATGGATGCAGTGGGCGGGATTGGACAGGCTATTGCTCAGTTAAATCAGCTCATAGGAGACAAGAGACAGATTCTGCAGGCGGGAGGTTATACCCAATGA
- a CDS encoding YlzJ-like family protein, whose product MTLYTVMPPEQLWSGMWKEGEDTKEIKMNGLLMQVRPVNDNEAVIVRLLDCPLEAYLNPANMPGSTIPLSGNLGSA is encoded by the coding sequence ATGACATTATATACCGTGATGCCCCCGGAACAACTCTGGTCGGGAATGTGGAAAGAGGGCGAAGATACAAAGGAGATCAAGATGAATGGTTTATTGATGCAGGTGAGACCTGTTAATGACAATGAAGCTGTTATTGTACGTTTGCTGGATTGTCCACTTGAAGCCTATCTCAATCCTGCTAATATGCCCGGTTCGACCATTCCGCTTTCGGGTAACTTGGGATCAGCATAA
- a CDS encoding ribonuclease J: MSKKNNNDKLMIFALGGVGEIGKNMYVIQYANDIVVVDAGLKFPEEDMLGIDIVIPDISYLTENRDKVRGIILTHGHEDHIGGLPYVLKHLNVPVYGTRLTLGLVENKLKEANLLGDTKRILIDADSEIQLGSVLKASFFATNHSIPDSVGVCVETPEGAVVHTGDFKFDHTPVNGQYADLQRMAQIGTNGVLALLSDSTNAEKPGFTPSEKNVGIVLEDIFRKASQRVVVATFASNVHRIQQVINAAEVTGRKVAVIGRSMVNVVGIASELGYLEIPDGMIIEPEEVGKMAADRVVILCTGSQGEPMSALTRMARSTHRKVDILPGDTVIIAATPVPGNEKYVGRTIDELFRLGANVHYSGANSGVHVSGHGSQEELKLMLNLMKPKFFLPIHGEFRMQRRHAVLAESVGVEPENIFITDIGEVIEIQGGAARRAGKVTAGNVLIDGLGVGDVGNIVLRDRKLLSQDGILVVVVTLSKQDGKIVSGPDIISRGFVYVRESEGLLDEANRIVSSTLQKLMSENVNEWASLKTNVKDALGRFLYEQTRRRPMILPIIMEV; encoded by the coding sequence TTGTCTAAGAAAAATAATAACGATAAACTGATGATTTTTGCTTTGGGCGGCGTAGGCGAGATTGGTAAAAACATGTACGTCATCCAATACGCCAACGACATTGTAGTCGTAGATGCTGGTCTTAAATTCCCGGAAGAAGATATGCTTGGTATTGATATTGTCATCCCTGACATTTCTTACCTGACTGAGAACCGTGACAAAGTAAGAGGAATCATTCTTACTCACGGACATGAGGATCACATTGGTGGTCTGCCATATGTTCTCAAACATCTGAATGTTCCTGTATACGGAACAAGACTTACGCTTGGACTTGTAGAAAACAAGTTGAAAGAAGCGAATTTGCTGGGTGATACAAAACGTATTCTGATTGATGCTGATTCCGAGATCCAACTTGGATCTGTTCTGAAAGCATCGTTCTTCGCTACTAACCATAGTATTCCGGATTCTGTTGGTGTATGTGTCGAAACACCGGAAGGTGCAGTTGTTCACACAGGTGACTTCAAATTCGACCATACTCCAGTCAATGGTCAATATGCAGATCTTCAGCGTATGGCACAGATCGGAACAAATGGCGTGTTAGCGCTGTTGTCCGATAGTACGAACGCTGAGAAACCTGGATTCACACCATCGGAGAAAAATGTGGGTATCGTTCTGGAAGATATCTTCCGTAAAGCAAGTCAACGTGTTGTTGTAGCGACATTTGCTTCCAACGTACACCGTATCCAACAGGTGATCAATGCAGCAGAAGTGACTGGACGTAAAGTTGCAGTTATCGGACGCAGCATGGTGAATGTGGTTGGTATTGCTTCAGAACTGGGTTATCTTGAGATTCCGGATGGCATGATCATTGAACCTGAAGAAGTAGGCAAGATGGCAGCTGATCGTGTCGTGATTCTCTGCACAGGAAGTCAAGGAGAGCCAATGTCAGCACTGACACGTATGGCTCGTTCCACACACCGTAAAGTGGACATCCTGCCAGGTGACACCGTCATTATCGCAGCAACTCCGGTTCCAGGTAATGAAAAATATGTAGGCCGTACGATTGATGAACTGTTCCGTCTGGGCGCTAACGTGCATTACAGCGGCGCTAACAGTGGCGTTCACGTATCTGGTCACGGTAGCCAGGAAGAGCTGAAACTGATGCTCAACCTGATGAAACCGAAATTCTTCTTGCCAATTCACGGTGAATTCCGTATGCAGCGTCGCCACGCGGTTCTTGCTGAATCTGTAGGGGTAGAACCTGAGAACATCTTCATCACGGATATCGGTGAAGTGATTGAAATTCAAGGTGGAGCAGCACGTAGAGCAGGTAAAGTTACTGCAGGTAATGTGTTGATTGATGGCTTGGGTGTAGGCGATGTGGGTAACATTGTACTTCGTGACCGCAAATTGTTGTCACAAGATGGTATCCTTGTTGTTGTGGTAACACTGAGCAAACAGGATGGAAAAATTGTTTCCGGTCCTGACATCATCTCTCGCGGATTTGTGTATGTACGTGAATCGGAAGGACTACTGGATGAGGCTAACCGGATCGTTAGCAGCACATTGCAGAAGTTGATGAGTGAGAACGTTAACGAGTGGGCTTCACTCAAAACAAATGTTAAAGATGCACTGGGACGCTTCCTGTATGAGCAAACTCGTCGTAGACCGATGATTTTGCCAATCATTATGGAAGTTTAA
- the dapA gene encoding 4-hydroxy-tetrahydrodipicolinate synthase — protein MVTPFNEQGEIHWEETARLIDYLIIDQKSETLVVSGTTGESPTLSDTEKVQLFEFAVKHAAGRCKIIAGTGSNNTAHSIHLTQEAERAGVDGMLLVVPYYNKPSQEGLFKHFEAIAGSTKLPIMLYNVPGRTVTSLSAETTLRLAQIPNIVATKECASMEQVTLIAASAPEHFRVYSGDDASGLPAIAVGAHGIVSVASHVVGAEMKKMIDLFYGGSPLQAAQIHQQLFPVFKGLFDCPQPLPNPVAVKYALTLRGLNVGSVRLPLIPPTEEEQVYIKGLLNL, from the coding sequence ATGGTCACTCCGTTCAATGAACAAGGAGAGATTCATTGGGAGGAAACGGCACGTCTAATCGACTATCTGATTATAGATCAAAAGTCGGAGACGCTTGTGGTTTCTGGAACAACAGGGGAGTCTCCAACACTTAGTGATACTGAGAAAGTTCAATTATTCGAATTTGCAGTGAAACATGCGGCCGGTCGGTGCAAAATTATAGCCGGAACGGGAAGCAATAACACGGCACATTCCATCCATTTGACACAGGAAGCTGAACGTGCCGGAGTGGATGGCATGTTGTTGGTTGTTCCGTATTACAACAAACCTAGCCAAGAAGGTTTGTTCAAACATTTTGAAGCGATTGCAGGCTCCACCAAGCTGCCAATTATGCTCTACAACGTGCCTGGGCGTACAGTAACCAGCCTGTCAGCAGAGACAACGCTTCGTCTTGCACAGATTCCTAACATCGTCGCTACGAAGGAATGTGCGTCTATGGAGCAGGTTACGCTGATTGCAGCAAGTGCTCCAGAACATTTCAGAGTTTATTCCGGTGATGATGCTTCAGGCTTACCAGCGATTGCAGTTGGCGCACATGGAATTGTCAGTGTGGCCAGTCATGTTGTAGGGGCAGAGATGAAGAAAATGATTGATTTGTTCTATGGTGGATCACCTCTTCAGGCTGCTCAGATTCATCAGCAGCTGTTCCCGGTGTTCAAAGGCCTGTTTGATTGTCCACAGCCTCTACCGAACCCGGTAGCGGTGAAATATGCGCTGACATTGCGTGGTTTGAACGTTGGCTCCGTACGATTGCCCCTTATTCCGCCAACGGAAGAGGAGCAGGTTTATATCAAAGGTTTGCTTAATTTGTAA